GCGAGAACGAGGGGCCCGAGCAGAACCCGGGCCCCTCGAATCGGCGGATGGTCAGTCGTTCTTGTAGCCGGTGCGCCAGCCACCCTGGTAGGTCTGGCGGGCGACCGTCGAGTACGGCACCGGCGAGACGACGACGCGGACCTCGGTCTGCTCGTGCGGCTCGACCGAGGCCTTCGAGGTTCCGCCGTTGGGCTCACCCCAGACGACCTTGAGCTCGGTGCCTTCGGGGACATCGGGGTCGACCGTCGCCAGCGAAAGGCCGCGCCGCTCGTTCGCGCTGTACCCGGTGAACATCGAGAAGCCCACGACGTTGCCGTCGGCATCCACCACCGAGTCGTAGTTCGCCGAGCCGTAGTTTGCCAGCGGCAGGTCGAAGAACTTGTAGTTCGGGCCGTCGACGTTCAGCGGCGAGGCGAGGACCTTGCCGAGGTCTTCGGCATCCCACGCGAGCGTGACCTTCTTGCGCTGCGTGGCGGGGTCGATCTTCTCGAGCGCGTCGCGGCCGATGAAGTCGTGGTCGAACTTGACGAAGTTGCCGTAGCCGAGCTCCCACGGGGTCAGGTAGTAGTCCTCGATGTTGTCCGAGACGAACGAGCCGGCAAGGGTGCCGGTGGCCTCGTAGCTGTCGACGCCGAGCCACTCGCGGTAGCCGCGCTCGGCCTCGCCCGAGTAGATCGCCGGAAGCGGCGAGGGGATCCAGCCCGACTCGAGCGTGTTCGACGGGTAGGCGCGCGACCCGACCGGCACGAGGCCGAACTCGGCGCCCGCCTCGACGACCGCGGTCCAGATGGCATCGTGATCCTCGTACGGGCCCCAGATCTCCAGTCCCGGGGCACCGGCCATGCCGTGGCGCAGGGTACGCACGTCCTTGCCGGCGATCTTCATGGTCGCCATGTTGAAGAACCCGATCTTCTCGAGCGGCCCGCCGTTGAGCTTCTCGATGACCGCCCACGCGTTCGGCCCCTGGATCTGGAAGCGGTAGTACTGCCGCGACACCGCGTGCCCGTACGGGCGCGAGGGCGAGCGACGGTCGACCGAGATGTCGAGGTTCGAGTAGCCGCCGGTCTCGGCGTGATAGAGGAGCCAGTTGGATGCCGGGGCGCGGCCGACGTAGACGTACTCGTCCTCGTCCTGGCGGAACAGGATGCCGTCGCCGATCACGTGGCCGCCCGAGGTGGTGGGCACGTACTGCTTCGCCTTGTTGACGGCGAAGTTCGCGACCGAGTTGATGGCCGTGTCGCTGATGAGCTTGATGGCGTCC
This DNA window, taken from Microbacterium invictum, encodes the following:
- the ligM gene encoding vanillate/3-O-methylgallate O-demethylase; this encodes MANNLQELLDQTNPVELLRNSQIGSYIYPVVPADFQNWIKEQKAWRDTAVLYDQSHHMDNVFLNGSDAIKLISDTAINSVANFAVNKAKQYVPTTSGGHVIGDGILFRQDEDEYVYVGRAPASNWLLYHAETGGYSNLDISVDRRSPSRPYGHAVSRQYYRFQIQGPNAWAVIEKLNGGPLEKIGFFNMATMKIAGKDVRTLRHGMAGAPGLEIWGPYEDHDAIWTAVVEAGAEFGLVPVGSRAYPSNTLESGWIPSPLPAIYSGEAERGYREWLGVDSYEATGTLAGSFVSDNIEDYYLTPWELGYGNFVKFDHDFIGRDALEKIDPATQRKKVTLAWDAEDLGKVLASPLNVDGPNYKFFDLPLANYGSANYDSVVDADGNVVGFSMFTGYSANERRGLSLATVDPDVPEGTELKVVWGEPNGGTSKASVEPHEQTEVRVVVSPVPYSTVARQTYQGGWRTGYKND